The Stomoxys calcitrans chromosome 3, idStoCalc2.1, whole genome shotgun sequence genome includes a region encoding these proteins:
- the LOC106083085 gene encoding probable elongation factor 1-delta, protein MAACLSQEKVWDKSRYANAERQYYELMSKGSSSANPTNILVSEIAKAREQIKISLEKMGGISDAGSCQIQSEILSRLAQLEDENSKLKSLVASLNGLCLDSQKRIKALEATLCNKSAGAATSKPAPAAKESKKSDDDDGVDLFASDSEEESEEAARIREERLAAYAKKKEKKPALIAKSSLVLDIKPWDDETDLGEMEAEIRKITTDGLLWGASKLVPVAFGIKKLSISCVVEDDKVSIDWLTEEIEKHEDFVQSVDIAAFNKI, encoded by the coding sequence ATGGCAGCCTGTTTAAGTCAAGAAAAAGTCTGGGACAAATCCCGGTATGCCAACGCCGAACGTCAATACTATGAGTTAATGAGCAAGGGTTCATCGTCTGCTAACCCCACAAACATATTGGTATCGGAAATTGCAAAGGCCAGGGAACAAATCAAGATCTCTTTGGAAAAGATGGGCGGTATCTCCGATGCTGGATCGTGCCAAATACAGTCGGAAATTTTGAGCCGTTTGGCCCAACTTGAAGACGAGAACTCCAAATTAAAGAGTTTGGTGGCCAGTTTGAACGGTCTTTGCTTGGATTCACAAAAGAGAATCAAAGCTTTGGAAGCTACATTATGCAACAAGTCGGCGGGCGCTGCCACAAGCAAACCAGCTCCAGCTGCAAAGGAGTCCAAAAAGTCAGACGATGACGATGGCGTCGATTTGTTTGCCTCCGACAGCGAGGAAGAATCCGAAGAAGCTGCACGCATTAGGGAAGAACGCCTAGCAGCATATGCCAAAAAGAAGGAAAAGAAACCCGCACTTATTGCCAAATCCAGTTTAGTGTTGGATATTAAGCCCTGGGACGATGAGACTGATTTAGGTGAAATGGAAGCCGAAATAAGAAAGATTACTACAGATGGCCTTTTGTGGGGCGCATCCAAATTAGTTCCAGTTGCCTTTGGCATTAAAAAGTTGAGCATTAGTTGCGTCGTCGAAGATGACAAGGTTTCAATCGATTGGCTGACCGAAGAAATTGAGAAACACGAGGACTTTGTCCAGAGTGTTGACATTGCcgctttcaataaaatttaa